Genomic DNA from Natronincola ferrireducens:
ATAGATAAAAAATAGTATTAATACCTAAAAAATTATGATTGTTGTTGCTATATAAATAACCAAAAGGAAAAAAGGAGAGAAGTGCATGGATATTATTGAAAAAAATTTACACTATTTTATTGATAAGCATAAGGAAATCTATGAAGCATACGAGAACTACGGACATAAGCTGCATGAAAAGGGAGGCCCTTTAGATGCAAAGACACGATGGTTGATTAAAGTGGCTATCTCTGCTGCATGCCAGTATGAATTTGCCCTTAGAACCCACATACGAAAGGCCTATCGTTGTGGATGTACCCTAGAAGAAATAGAACATGCTATTATGCTAGTTGCTCCCAGTGGGGGTTTCCCCAAAATGATGGAGGCTTTGTTAGTACTTAGAGATGAAAATTGGCCCCCAAATCCCCTGCCCTTTAAAAATGAAGGGTAAAAAAGATGGGATAATAATAAAATAAGAAAACTTCTAGGCAATAGATAACATACAACAGTACAAACCCAAATATCCCTAAGTTATTGGGATATTTGGGTTTTTTAGAGGCTAAAAATCTTTATCTTTAAACTACCTAAGTATAGGTTTAACACAGAAAATCTATTATAAATAAATTAAGTAAAAGTTCATTTTAAGATGAATATATTTAAAAAGGATGATATAATCAAATTATTCACACTTTTATGATTAACCAAAGCAAAACCTGTATAAATAGAGGGTCTATTACTATAAAGGCTGGAGATTTTGATAGGAAAGACCTTGAAGTAGAAGACTATAGAGTGTTTATTGGTGAAGAAGAGATGGGAGAGGTAGTATGGGAAAAGTTTTAGCAAATCATTGGAAAAAAGAAAAGCTAGAGAGCTTTATAAAAAGATGTATTTTATATGTGGTGGGATTATTTGTTTTAGCCCTAGGGGTAATATTTTCTGTAAAATCCAATCTAGGGGTAACACCAGTAACCTCTATACCCTATGTATTAAGTGTGATAGCCAATCGTGATCTAGGCTTGGTTACAACAACGATTTTTACCTTTTATGTGTTTTTACAAATCCTTATTTTAAGAGGACAGTTTCAATTAAAGCAATTGCTGCAAATTGTATGTGCCAGTATTTTTGGTATATTTGTGACATTGGCCAACAGAATATTTATATTTAATGCTCCAGCTACTTATGGGGGTCAGGTGCTCTTTCTATTAATAAGCATTGTATTGGTGGCAATTGGGCTACTGTTATATCTGGCAGCAGATATTATACCTCAACCTGCAGAAGGCTTGGTTTTAACTATAGCTCAAAAAAAGAAGATAGAATTCTCCAAGGCAAAAATTCTATTTGATATTACCTGTGTTTCTTTATCTATCTTATTGATTCTATTGACTATGGGAGAATTACAGGGGATACGAGAGGGAACTCTTATCTCTGCTATTGGTATAGGAAAGGTACTAGGAATTTTAAGCAAAAGATTTAAAAAGTATTTGATTGGCTTTTGTACAGAAAAAGAAGCTGATTTTACAAAAGTTGAATTAGAATAAATGGTAAAAATAGTATAGCTACCAATAAAAAGATACACAAGGGGTTTGACATCTTGGTGAAAAAATCTATCGGCAAACATGGTATTTTTTCCTTTGTTTGCTTTTTTTGTTTTTTGATTTAATCAAGCTCCCGTTGCTACAGTCATAGATAACAAATAGACTTACATAGATCATAAAGGGAATCTCTTGACAAAATGAAAATTTTGCAATATTGTTTAAATTTAGGAGGGGTTAGCTATGGTCATAATTGACAAAGAGAATATACTAAGAGAGGCTACATAGATAAGAGAGGAAAAATTCATATACAGAAAGTAATAAAGAAAAAAATCCTCTAAGCCAATATTTTATGTCTTAAGTAAAGGGAAAGGAATAGTTGCATACATGAAACACATAAAGAATAAAGCAAAACAAGTAGTACTGGCATCTATAGGAATAAATTTTTCAACAGGAATGATGTACACTTGGAGTTTAATAAGCAAAGAACTTACGGAACAGTTTAACTGGACAAGTAAAGAAGCATCATTACCCTATACGATTAACACCGTTTGCTTTGTGCTGGCAATGGTGGTATTTGGAAAAATTCAGGATAGTAAAGGACCAAGATTTACTGGGACTTTAGGGACTATACTAATAGGATTAGGATTTTTATTATCTGGATTTACTAAAAGCGCAACCATCATGCTTTTTACAATAGGATTACTAGCAGGAGCTGGCACAGGGATGATTGTAATATCAACAACACCTCCTGCGTTGAAATGGTATTCTCCTCAAATCAAAGGGAAGATTACAGGGATTTTAGCAGCTAGTGTGGGTATGTCATCTATATTTTATTCGATTTTAGGGGATTTTATGCTAAAGACATTTGGAATACCTAAGACGTTTATTTATATAGGAATAGGAGTTTTAGTGGGCACTTTAATATTAGCTCAATTGTTAGTGAACCCACCAGAAGGATTTATCCCCCAAGGAGCAGTCCATATAAAGGAATCATTTGATAAGTTGACTGACTATACCTGGAAAGAGATGTTAAATTCAGTAGATTTTTATAAGCTTTGGTTAATGTTAGGTTTTTCCTCTTCTGCGGGACTAATGATAATAAGTCATATATCCAATATTGCAAGATTACAAGTCAACTGGGGAGGTGGATTTCTTTTAGTAATGTTTTTGGGAATTTTTAATACATTAGGAAGAATAATTGGGGGGAGTTTATCCGATAAAATAGGTAGAACAAATCTAATGAAAATAATTTTTGTCCTTCAAGGTATAAACATGGCTCTATTTGCAAGTTATAGGAGTATACCTTTGATAGCTTTAGGTGTAGGAATTTGTGGACTATGCTATGGTGCAGGATTTGCAGTGTTGCCAGCAGCATTAGCAGACAAATATGGGAACAAAAACTTTGGAATAAACTATGGACTAATGTTTACAGGATGGGGATTAGGAGGAATAATAGGTCCAATGATGGGGGCTGCAATATTTGATGCAACCAATAGCTACATTCTAGCATATAAAGTTGCTCTAATATTGCTAATAATAACATCGATAGTAGCTTTTACATTTAAAGACGAACAAGAAAACTGGATTAAATCAAATCTATGACATTATTACATAGTGGGTAACATTTTTAAAAATATTAGCAGATAGGTTTCCTGTGAAACTTTAATTTTAAAAATATTAACCCAAAACAATTCATTATTTTTATAGGAATGGAACTGAACATTGAAACTTTCAATTGTACCTTTTTTTACCAAATTGATAAAATTGAAGAAAATATATCATTTTGTTAGGAGGAATTATATTGAAAAGTTCACCATTTCGATCTACAAATGCTATGATTATGGCTTCACTAGGAATTGTAATCAACATTGTCTTTGGGACTATTGTACAAACATTACAAATTCCATTATTGTTCTTAGATACCATAGGAACCATTTTTGTAGCAGTAGTGCTGGGACCCTTTGCTGGAGCATTAACAGGAGGATTAACCAATATCATTCAAGGAATGATTACAAATCCTAAAAATATTCCATTTGCTATTGTAAATATTGGAATTGGATTGATTGTAGGATTCATTGCTAAAAGATTTAAATTTAATTTGAAGGTGGCTGCAATTACTGGACTTATATTATCTATAGTAGCCCCTTTGATAGGAACACCAATAGCTGTATTTGTATATGGCGGTGTAACAGGAGGAGGAACTGATCTTATTTTTGCTTGGCTACTAGCTAGTGGACAAAGGATTTTTACTGCAGCTTTTATACCAAGGATTACAGGAAACTTTGTAGATAAAATTGCTAGTTGTATATTAGTTTCTTTATTAATACAAAAACTTCCACAAAATTTTATTAAAGAGAAGTTTGCTAAAAATGCATAGAAAAAAACAAATCATATATGTGGCTCATTGTATATTAAATCAAAATGCTGTTATAAGAGATTGGGAGAGAGCACAAGGAGCTTTTAATAATATTGTAAGGGTGTTATTAGAAGAAAACATCTCGATTATTCAGCTAGCTTGTCCTGAATTTAGTTTTTTAGGAGAAAATCGACCTCCTAAAACAAAGGATGAATATGATATTCCTGCCTATAGAAATCTTTGTAGTGAATTGGCAAAACAGGTTGTTAACCAAATGAAGGAATACATAGCTAACGACTATGAAATTCTTGGTTTAATAGGAATAGAAACAAGCCCCTCCTGTGATACATTAGGGAAAAAAGGAATTTTTATGGAGCAATTACTAGAATTACTGGAAACAGAGGACATTCAGTTAAGGTTGTTTGATGTCCCTGAAGAATATGTTGAGGGACAAAACAAAGAAGCTATAGATGCCTTCAGAAATTATATAGCAAAAACTTTAGTAGTGCTAAAATAGAATTATAAAAAACTATGTAGAGCTTTAATAATTACTTATAATAGGTTTATGGTTATAGATCACTAGATTGTTTGCAAATTGATGTATAACCATATTTTTATAATAACTACTTATAATCCCTTATTCTCTCTCATAAATTAGAACTATAGTAATATGTCTATGGGGGGATGAGAATGTATCAGCGATTTATAATAGCTATTTTTATATTGTGCATATGTATTGTTGTGATCGGAAGTGGGACTGTATTATATAGAGAAGAGGTTTTAAGGAATATAGGGACAGCATCAGATAAATATGTCAGTGAATATTTTGCAGAATATGTAAAATGGGAATATGATATGATTAACGACAATCCAAATTATGATGATTTAAAGATATTAATAGATGTTGCAGAAAAGAGGTTATATTTACTAAATGGGAATGAGCTAATAAAAACATACCCTATAGCCAGTGGCAAAGCTAGTACGCCTTCGCCATTAGGATCATGGAAGATTGTCAATAAAGCTAGATGGGGTGGTGGATTTGGTACTAGATGGATGGGTCTGAATGTACCCTGGTCTACCTACCAAGAAGAATACCCTAAGGGCTAGTCACTATTGTTTGAAACAAATAGATTTGAAATAATATTGATATAAATAAGAAATGAATAGAGATATGTATTAATAAAGGGCTAAGAGGATGATTTTATCATTCTCTTTTTGGATTTATGGGTCCATTAAATATAATAATTAAGAAGGTAACATTAGGATCATTTATGCAAAAGAGTACATATATATTAATGGATCTAAGAAGAAAATTTAATATAAAATATTTTCCATTTAATTTTATTTAAACGTATAAGTTCAATCGGTTTTCAATATTATTGGTGTAACAAATCTCTTCATAGATTTTTTAAAACCCCTATATTTTAGGATGATAGAAGATTAGTTATAAAATTAACATGCAATAGGAGGGTCTATGCCTGAAGGATCATTATTATTAAGCAATTATTATATTTAAAATAGAATGTAAAATTGACAACAAAAGACATTGACAACAAAAGCCATAATCGATATAATTTTATTAAAATTATTTAAACGTTTAACATGGTGAATGGAGTATAACTAAACATTTCCAATCAGTATTAGCAGGTAGATATACTACCTATTAATAGCTACTTTTTAAAAAGGGGGAAGTAAAGTGAAAAAATTCAACAAATTAGTAGTGTTTATCCTTTTAATGTCAATGATTGTCGGAGTATTAGTAGGATGTGGCAGTAAAGATACAACTCCATCAAATGACAACAACAAAGTTAAAGTAGGACTTATTGCTCTTGGGTTTGGTACTCAGAGTTTCAATGATGATGTACTGGCAGGTCTTAAATCAGCAGAAACTGAGCTAAATATTGAAGCTATGCCTCTTGAGGTGCCTACAGTTTCAGACGTAGCAAATAGCCTTCGTACTTTAATTGGACAAGGTGCTGAACTTTTAATTGTAACTACATCTGAGTTTAAAGATGGTATGTTAGAAGTTGCAGAAGAGTATCCAGATATTAAGTTTTTATATCTTTCAGAGGCACTTGAGGGTTATGATAATATTATGTCTATCTTATACAAAGAACATGAAGCTTCTTTTTTAGCAGGTGCATTGGCGGGATTGATGACAGAGACTAACAAAGTTGGTGCAGTTTTGGCATTGGGAGAATCTATTCAGTACAGATACCAATACGGTTACATGGCTGGTGTGAAATCAGTAAACCCTGATGCTGAAGTGATGACAGCCTTCACAAATAGTTATACTGACGTTGGAAGAGGTAATGAGGCAGCTAATACTATGTATAATAGAGGTGCAGATTTTGTAGGAACCTATTCAGGTGCTGGGAATTTAGGTGTTTTCCAAGCAGCAGCAGATGCTGGGGAAGGTAAATATGCCTTTGGTGCTGCAAATGGTCAATTCGACAGAATGCCTGACAAAATTCTTGCATCTGTTGTAAAGCCTATTGATAAAGCAATTTACCGTATTGTTGCAGACTATCTTGAGGGGGAATTCGACACATCCTCTCCAAAGCAACTTGGTTTACTGGAAGAAGGGGTTACACTGCTTTACACTCCAAATGAAGAGTTATTAAAAATTATTCCAGAAGATGTAAAGGATATAATGGATGATATTTTTGAAAAGGTTAAGTCTGGTGAAATTGTTGTTCCAGGTACTGAGGAAGAATTCAAAGACTTTAACTATTCATACAGCAAATAAATATTGTACTAATTAAATAAATATTGTACTAATTAAATAAATATAAAAGACCTAAAATCTATAAAATTACAGAATGCTAAAGAGAATATTTTCTGCTGTATTCTGTAATTTTTTAATATTATTAAATAGGAAGAACAACAGAACAGTGGAATAACAAATTTATTAAGCGAGGTGACAAGGATGGGATTTATCATCCAACTTAAAGATATTACAAAACGTTTTCCAGGGATAATAGCAAATGATCACATCTCTATTAATATTGAAGATGGTGAAGTCCATGCACTAGCAGGAGAAAATGGTGCCGGTAAATCTACTCTGATGAACATTCTCTATGGCTTACATCAGCCAGATGAGGGTGAGATAATAATCAATGGTGAAGTTACTAAATTAACTAGTTCAAAAGATTCTATTGAAAAAAAAATCGGGATGGTACATCAACATTTTATGTTAGTTCCAAAACTCACAGTTGCAGAAAATATTATTGTTGGGCAGGAAATCGGAACAAAATGGAAAATAAATAGAAAAGCAGCTGAAAAACAAATTGCAGATTTATCAGAGCAATATGGATTAAAAATAGATCCTAGAAAAAAAGTAGGAGATCTGTCAGTTACAGAACAACAGAGAGTTGAAATTTTAAAGGTGCTTTATCGTAAGGCTCAAATTCTAATCTTTGATGAACCTACAGCAGTGTTAACACCTCAAGAAATTGATGAATTTTGTGATATTATTTTAAATTTAAAAAAATCAGGTAAAACCGTTATTTTCATAAGTCATAAGCTTACTGAAGTTATGAAAGTGGCTGATCATATAACCGTAATAAGAACAGGTAAGGTAGTAGGAACCGTAGAAAAATCTAAAACAAATCCTGAAGAATTGACTCGTATGATGGTAGGACGGGATGTAGATTTAGGAAGAAGAGCCCGTACACAAATGCAAGATACTCATAACATTCTGGAATTGAAAAACGTTAATTATACGGTTAACAAAACAGTTAAAAAACTCAACAATATTAATTTAGAATTAAAAACAGGTGAAATACTGGGGATCGCAGGGGTTGATGGTAATGGACAAGAGGAATTAGTTCAAGTTATCTGTGGTCAGATATTACCAGACAGTGGATCTATTCTTTTGAGAAACCAGGATATTACCCAATCTAAAATTAGAACCCGTAAGGATGCAGGTATTGGACTGATTCCAGAAGACCGCCATAGGGATGGGTTAGTTCTCAACTATTCCATTGCAGAAAATATGGTTTTAGGTCTACACTACCATGATGAATTTGCTAAAAGTGGTATATGGATGAACTTTAAAGCCATCACCGAAAATGCCAAAAAACTTCGTGAGGACTTTGATATTCGGTGTGCAGGTATTGATGTACAGGCAGGAACTCTTTCAGGGGGTAATCAACAAAAAATTATCATTGCCCGAGAAGCCTACCGTAATCCAGATGTTTTTGTGGCTGTACAGCCTACTCGTGGACTAGACATTGGAGCCATTGAATTTGTTCAAAAGACCCTTTTAAAACAGCGGAACAAGGGAAAAGGTGTTATTTTGTTTTCTCTTGAATTAGATGAAATTTTAGCCCTCAGCGACCGTATAGCAGTTATGTATAAGGGAGAAATTATCGATATTGTAGATGCTGAAAAAGTTACTCGTAATGAATTAGGGATGATGATGTTAGGTTCTCGCAAGAAAATTGAAAGAGGTGAAGGAAATGTGGCAAAAGCAGAATAAGAAACTACAGGAAATAAAACTAAACTTTTTTATTTCACTGATTTCATTGATTATGGCAATTGTTGTGGGTGCTATAGTTATTGCAGCTTTGGGAAGCAATCCCTTGGAAGCATATGGAGCATTATTAAAAGGCGCATTTGGCACACCAATGGCCGCAACCATTACCTTAACCAAATCTGTACCATTGATTTTAACAGGGCTTGCCATTGCACTGGCATTTAAATGTACAGTATTTAACATTGGTGTTGAGGGACAACTTTTAACCGGAGCTATGGCGGCAGCTATTGTAGGTGCCTATGTACAGCTTCCTACTCTTTTGCATATTCCTCTTACGTTAATTTCTGCAATGGTAGCAGGTATGGTGTGGGCATTTTTCCCAGCTTTTTTAAGACAAAAGAGAAATGTACATGTTGTAATAAGTACAATTATGTTTAACTATATAGGACAATATTTAGTGCAGTATCTCATACTTGGACCCTTTAAAGGAGAAGGGGCAGCACTTGCAACAAAAAGAATTTATAGTACGGCAGTGCTTCCTAAGCTGCTTCCAGCCCCATATGTTGTCAATTTTGGAATTATTATAGCCATTATATCTATTCTTGTCGTCTATACTCTTCTCAATAAAACCTCTATGGGTTATGAAATGAGGGCTGTAGGGCTGAACAGTAATGCAGCCTACACCAATGGTATCAATGTTGAAAAAAATATGTTTCTAGCATTATTGCTCAGTGGTGCATTAGCAGGTCTTGCTGGTGGAATTGAAGTTACGGGTTCTCTGGGAAGAATAGTAAATGGTTTTTCTCCAGGGTATGGTTTTAAAGGAATTCCAGTGGCTTTGATGGCAAGGAATAATCCTTTTATCATCTTCTTCACCGCTTTATTATTAGGAACAATGGATAGTGGTTCCTTAATGATGCAGTCTAGTGTAGGTGTATCTAGAAATATGGTGGATATTATTCAAGGACTTATCGTTGTATTCCTTTGTAGTGAGTATGTTATCAGATATTATATTAAGAAAAGACACAACCAAGGAGGCAAAGAGTATGTTTAGATTTTTTATGTATATGTTTTTCTCCACATTGAGAATGGGCACACCCATTGCTCTTACAGCCCTTGGTGGTGTAATGTCTGAGCGATCAGGTGTTGTTAATATTGGTTTGGAAGGGATTATGCTTGCCAGTGCCTTCGGTGCGGTACTTGGTGTTCATTTGACAGGAAATCCATGGTTAGGAGTACTTGTAGCCATCCTGATCGGTATTTTGATTTCTGCGGTTCATTCAATAATTTCTGTAACATGGGGTGGAAATCAGTCAGTAAGTTCTATGGCGTTAATATTATTGGCAACAGGTTTTTCTGGTGTTAGCCTGCAAGCTATTTTTGGACAGCAGGGCAGTTCGCCTCAAGTAGCAAATCTTTCTAAAACCATGTTTTTGGAAGGCATTCCTGTAGTTGGAAATTTCCTTTCTTCCTTTTCTCCCTTCGTTTATATAGCATTTATTGCATTGTTTGTTGTTAACTATCTTTTTAAAAACACTCCTTTGGGTCTTAGAATTACTACCGTGGGTGAAAATCCAAAGGCGGCTGAAACAGCTGGCATTTCAGTACAAAAGATAAGGTATTTATGTATTATTCTTTCAGGAGTACTAGGTGGTTTAGGAGGTGCCTTCTTATCCATTGGACATATGAACCTGTTTCAGGAGGGGATGGTTGCAGGTAGGGGATACCTTGCCCTTGGAGCCGTAATAATGGGTAAATGGTCACCGATAGGAGCATTTGCCGCTGCAATGTCTTTTGGTCTTTTTGAAGCCCTCCAACTATATATTCAAACTATTCCAAATAACCCGATACCCAGTGAGTTTATTCAGATGATACCTTATGCTGCTAGTCTTTTAGTGATTGCCACCGCATCGGGCAAGGGCTCTACAACTGGTGTTGCTTCCAGTGGTAAACCATATACAAAATATGTTCAACAAAGATAGTTGAATTAAACTGAAGCCTATTTTAAAATAGACATTGACACAGTTTTATGGGTAAAATTTGGTAACAAGGGGTGGGGTATATGATTACTATTAAAGACATTGCTAAAGAAGCAGGGGTTTCTACTGCAACTGTTTCTATGGTTTTAAATAAAAAAGAGGGCATTTCTATTAAAACAAGAGAAAAGGTTTTTAAGATTGCACAGAAATTACATTATGTACCCAGTGCATCGGCCCAAGCGTTAAAAACCAAAAGGAGTCATACTCTTGGCATTATAATCGGACAACTGAGTAATTCTTACTCTACTGATATTATTGCAGCAGCAGAGGAGGTTGCCCGGCAATTTGGATATGACATTTTTATATGTAACGCAGAATTAAGTGTTGACAATACGATCCAATGCTTAAGAGCACTAAGTAGGCGAGATGTAGACGGTATTCTAATTTCTGTTTCCATGAATCCTGAACAGCATTATGTTGATGAGCTTCACAGATTAATGGACAATGGAACACAAATTGTTTCCTTAACCCGAAGTTTAGAGGGATGTGGAATTCCGATTGTGGCTTTTAAGGATGATGACCAGGTTTGTCAATCTATTACTAGATTAATTGCTTTAGGCCACAAGAAGATTGCAATGCTTACAGCTCCCAAGGATTCATGGATGAACTATTATCGTCCTAGTGTTTTTAGTAGGGTTACACAGGAGTATGGCGTATATAATGAGGATTATATAATACATTCAGAAATTGATATGTATAAGGCTAAAGAAAATACAATAGACCTTTTAACTAGACACCCTGAAATTACAGCTATATATGGAATTAATGATATGATGGCTTTAGGTATTCTTCAAGCAGCAGATGAACTTGGAATCAAGGTACCATCGGAACTATCCATCATAGGTTCCGATGGTATACCCTATGTGAATTTTACTAAACCTAATCTTACTACTATTATGACCCCCAGGTATGAAATAGGCAAAAGGGGCACAAAAAAAATAATTGATATGATTGAAGGTAGAGATAAGGACTATGAGGAGTTTGTAGTGATTCCTTGTACATGTTTGGAGGGGGGATCAGTTACCCATCCTAAACTTGATAAATAATACACTTTATTAAAACAATAACTTTTTAGGAGAGTGGAATAAATGAATAAAAAACCCAACATTATCTTTATACACAATGATCATCAAGCCTATTATAGATGGGGCTGGGACCAAGGAACAAAGCCTAAACGGCCAAACTTTGATAAACTAGCCCAAGAAGGTGCTGAGTTTAACAATGTATATTGTGCAACACCATTATGTGGACCAACTAGGAGATCTGTGCTTACAGGATTGTTTCCCCATACCCATGGTCAGACCCATAACTACACCGATCCTGAGTATAACCACGAAGTATACTTAAACACCCTTGCAGAGGCAGGTTATAAGAACTATTATTATGGTAAATGGCATGCGGGACCGGGAGCTGCCAATGACCATCAATGTGAAGGATTTTCCCACACTGATTACGGTAACCCTTATATAACCGATGCCTATGAAGACTATGTTAAAAGATATAATCTGCCTAAAGCAGTGCATCGTATTGAAAAAGTGTTTGATATCCCAGAATTTGAAACTCAAGGATTTTTCCTAAAGTTAAAAAAAGGTGCTGACTATCAGTGCGAATCTTCTTGGTGCGGGGAGCATGCTATTGGTGTAACTACTACACCAAAGGAAACCCACGAGTCCTTTTTCCTTGCAAATCTTGCATGTGAGCAACTAGAAAAATTAGCTAAGGAAAAAGACGGTAAGCCATTTTCACTAAGGGTAGATTTTTGGGGACCCCATCAACCACATTTTCCTACACAAGAGTTTTTAGATATGTATGATGATATTGATGTGCCTGAGTACGGTAGTTTTAGAAGTAATTTAGAGGGTAAGCCTGAATTCTATCATAGGGAGAGAAGCTTACCTTTTGGTAAAGACAATAAAATTATTATTCCAAGTCCAGTTGAATGGGAAGAATGGAAGGAAATTGTAAAACATTGCTATGCTCATATAACCATGGTTGATGCAGCAGGAGGAATGATTATTGATAAACTTAAGGAATTAGGACTTGATGAAAATACATTAATCATATGGACAACAGATCACGGTGATGCCCTTGCCAGCCACGGAGGACATTTTGATAAAGGCTCCTATTTGTCTGAAGAGGTAGTTAGAATACCTTTAGCCATGAGTTGGAAGGGAAGAATTCCTGCTGGACAAGTAAAGGATGAATATGTTAGTACAGTGGATTTCCCTGTTACAATTTTAGATGCAGCAGGCACTAAATTCACAAAAAATCCTGTTCATGGTGAAAGTTTGTTACCTTTAGTAACCGGTGAAACTAATGAATGGCGTGAGGATATTATGTCTGAAACCCATGGACATGGTTATGGAGAAGAGGTTATTAGCAGAATGATTGTACACGGTGAGTATAAATATATTTATACAAAGGATCATGTAAATGAGCTATATAACTTAAAAGATGATCCATTTGAGTTAAATAACCTTATTGATAACAAAGAATATGATGAGATTCTCAAGGATATGCAGGCAAGACTTGTGAAATGGCAGACAAAGACCAATGACCCTGAAAAGATCCTATAGGATAACATACAAAATATAAATATTTTATTAGGAGGATAATTGTAATGGAAATAGAGAGAATTTTGTCTAAAGTAGACCACACCTTATTGCATACTACTGCTACATGGAAGGATATAAAAGATATCTGTGATGATGGAATGAAATATGGGGTTGCTTCCGTTTGTATTCCCCCTTCCTATGTGGAACCAGCAAAGCAGTATGTAGGGGACAGACTGGCAATTTGTACTGTTATTGGCTTTCCAAATGGTTATAATACTACTGAAATAAAGGTGTTAGAGGCAAAAGATGCAATATCTAAGGGTGCAGACGAGATTGATATGGTAATCAATTTAGGTTTGTTGAAGTCTGGAGATCTACAGGCTGTGGAGGATGAGATTAGAGCTATAAAAACAGCTGTAGGGAACAAAATCTTGAAGGTTATTATTGAAACCTGCCTTTTAACCAAGGAAGAAAAAATAGCAATGTGTAAAGCTGTAACAAATGCAGGTGCCGACTTTATCAA
This window encodes:
- a CDS encoding ABC transporter permease, encoding MWQKQNKKLQEIKLNFFISLISLIMAIVVGAIVIAALGSNPLEAYGALLKGAFGTPMAATITLTKSVPLILTGLAIALAFKCTVFNIGVEGQLLTGAMAAAIVGAYVQLPTLLHIPLTLISAMVAGMVWAFFPAFLRQKRNVHVVISTIMFNYIGQYLVQYLILGPFKGEGAALATKRIYSTAVLPKLLPAPYVVNFGIIIAIISILVVYTLLNKTSMGYEMRAVGLNSNAAYTNGINVEKNMFLALLLSGALAGLAGGIEVTGSLGRIVNGFSPGYGFKGIPVALMARNNPFIIFFTALLLGTMDSGSLMMQSSVGVSRNMVDIIQGLIVVFLCSEYVIRYYIKKRHNQGGKEYV
- a CDS encoding ABC transporter permease; protein product: MFRFFMYMFFSTLRMGTPIALTALGGVMSERSGVVNIGLEGIMLASAFGAVLGVHLTGNPWLGVLVAILIGILISAVHSIISVTWGGNQSVSSMALILLATGFSGVSLQAIFGQQGSSPQVANLSKTMFLEGIPVVGNFLSSFSPFVYIAFIALFVVNYLFKNTPLGLRITTVGENPKAAETAGISVQKIRYLCIILSGVLGGLGGAFLSIGHMNLFQEGMVAGRGYLALGAVIMGKWSPIGAFAAAMSFGLFEALQLYIQTIPNNPIPSEFIQMIPYAASLLVIATASGKGSTTGVASSGKPYTKYVQQR
- a CDS encoding LacI family DNA-binding transcriptional regulator, with the protein product MITIKDIAKEAGVSTATVSMVLNKKEGISIKTREKVFKIAQKLHYVPSASAQALKTKRSHTLGIIIGQLSNSYSTDIIAAAEEVARQFGYDIFICNAELSVDNTIQCLRALSRRDVDGILISVSMNPEQHYVDELHRLMDNGTQIVSLTRSLEGCGIPIVAFKDDDQVCQSITRLIALGHKKIAMLTAPKDSWMNYYRPSVFSRVTQEYGVYNEDYIIHSEIDMYKAKENTIDLLTRHPEITAIYGINDMMALGILQAADELGIKVPSELSIIGSDGIPYVNFTKPNLTTIMTPRYEIGKRGTKKIIDMIEGRDKDYEEFVVIPCTCLEGGSVTHPKLDK
- a CDS encoding sulfatase-like hydrolase/transferase, coding for MNKKPNIIFIHNDHQAYYRWGWDQGTKPKRPNFDKLAQEGAEFNNVYCATPLCGPTRRSVLTGLFPHTHGQTHNYTDPEYNHEVYLNTLAEAGYKNYYYGKWHAGPGAANDHQCEGFSHTDYGNPYITDAYEDYVKRYNLPKAVHRIEKVFDIPEFETQGFFLKLKKGADYQCESSWCGEHAIGVTTTPKETHESFFLANLACEQLEKLAKEKDGKPFSLRVDFWGPHQPHFPTQEFLDMYDDIDVPEYGSFRSNLEGKPEFYHRERSLPFGKDNKIIIPSPVEWEEWKEIVKHCYAHITMVDAAGGMIIDKLKELGLDENTLIIWTTDHGDALASHGGHFDKGSYLSEEVVRIPLAMSWKGRIPAGQVKDEYVSTVDFPVTILDAAGTKFTKNPVHGESLLPLVTGETNEWREDIMSETHGHGYGEEVISRMIVHGEYKYIYTKDHVNELYNLKDDPFELNNLIDNKEYDEILKDMQARLVKWQTKTNDPEKIL
- the deoC gene encoding deoxyribose-phosphate aldolase; translation: MEIERILSKVDHTLLHTTATWKDIKDICDDGMKYGVASVCIPPSYVEPAKQYVGDRLAICTVIGFPNGYNTTEIKVLEAKDAISKGADEIDMVINLGLLKSGDLQAVEDEIRAIKTAVGNKILKVIIETCLLTKEEKIAMCKAVTNAGADFIKTSTGFSTGGATREDIKLFAENLGKDMGIKAAGGIKSLKDAEDFITLGATRLGTSSIVKVLKNQEVEGY